The following are from one region of the Candidatus Krumholzibacteriia bacterium genome:
- a CDS encoding 5-oxoprolinase subunit PxpA, giving the protein MERWIDINADVGEVPEALADGSEEKLIACITSANIACGGHAGTPETMAAVMALADRYGVCIGAHPGYPDPAHFGREEMELTSGEIEDTVAQQVRALLDIAARHGYSVRHVKPHGALYNVAVREPRVARAIATGLSTWRDELLLVGLAGSAMLRLWQEEGFRVAAEAFADRRYEPDGTLRARRHADALILDPDAAAAQAVEIAINRRVMSVSGSPVPVEAQTLCVHGDTPNAPAIAAAVRRELEGRGFQLRAAG; this is encoded by the coding sequence ATGGAACGCTGGATCGACATCAATGCCGATGTCGGGGAAGTCCCCGAAGCCCTCGCCGATGGCTCGGAAGAAAAGCTCATCGCCTGCATCACCTCGGCGAACATCGCCTGCGGCGGCCACGCCGGCACGCCCGAGACGATGGCGGCCGTGATGGCTCTCGCCGACCGTTACGGCGTCTGCATCGGCGCTCACCCGGGCTACCCCGATCCCGCCCATTTCGGTCGGGAGGAAATGGAGCTAACCTCCGGAGAGATCGAGGACACCGTCGCTCAGCAGGTGCGGGCATTGCTCGACATCGCGGCGCGGCACGGGTACTCGGTGCGGCACGTCAAGCCGCACGGCGCCTTGTACAACGTCGCGGTGCGCGAGCCTCGGGTGGCGCGAGCGATCGCGACCGGCCTCTCGACGTGGCGCGACGAGTTGCTGCTCGTGGGACTCGCCGGATCGGCCATGCTGCGGCTCTGGCAGGAGGAGGGCTTCCGCGTCGCCGCCGAAGCCTTTGCCGACCGCCGCTACGAGCCCGACGGCACGCTGCGCGCCCGCCGGCATGCGGACGCGCTGATCCTGGACCCAGACGCGGCCGCGGCTCAAGCGGTGGAGATCGCCATCAACCGGAGGGTGATGTCCGTTTCCGGGAGCCCGGTTCCCGTCGAGGCCCAGACCCTCTGCGTCCATGGCGACACGCCGAACGCCCCAGCCATCGCGGCGGCGGTCCGTCGCGAGCTCGAGGGGCGCGGCTTCCAACTCCGCGCCGCGGGCTGA
- a CDS encoding NADPH-dependent FMN reductase — protein MARIIGIAGSLRKASYNAALLRAAIELAPVTVEIETASIAGIPLYDGDLEREQGIPDRVASLKEKVATSDGLLLVTPEYNTSIPGVFKNAIDWLSRPAADITRVFGDKPVAILGTTPGMGGTRFAQTAWLQVLRTLGTRTWSGKQLYIAGAAKVFDAEGRLVDERIRAALSDFMAGFARFVTGE, from the coding sequence ATGGCTCGGATCATCGGCATCGCCGGCAGTCTGCGCAAGGCGTCGTACAACGCTGCCCTCCTTCGTGCGGCCATCGAACTCGCACCCGTGACGGTGGAGATCGAGACGGCGAGCATCGCCGGAATCCCGCTTTACGATGGTGATCTGGAGAGGGAGCAGGGCATCCCGGACCGCGTCGCATCACTGAAGGAAAAGGTCGCAACCTCCGACGGCCTCCTCCTTGTCACACCCGAGTACAACACCTCGATCCCGGGAGTCTTCAAGAACGCCATCGACTGGCTCTCGCGCCCTGCCGCCGACATCACCCGAGTCTTCGGCGACAAGCCTGTGGCGATCCTGGGGACAACGCCAGGGATGGGTGGCACGCGGTTCGCGCAAACAGCGTGGCTTCAGGTCCTGCGCACCCTGGGCACCCGCACCTGGTCCGGCAAGCAGCTCTACATCGCCGGGGCAGCCAAGGTCTTCGATGCCGAGGGCAGGCTCGTGGACGAGAGGATCCGCGCCGCCCTCTCGGATTTCATGGCCGGCTTCGCGCGGTTCGTGACCGGGGAATGA
- a CDS encoding MFS transporter, producing the protein MVSIAMFGNYYAYDAVAPLADHLQRHLGFTDTQIGTLNAIYSFPNIIMVLIGGILVDRFGTRRATLYFTFVCVLGAAITASSSHFTVMAAGRLIFGLGAESMIVAITTALGQWFVGSQLGFAFGINLSIARAGSLAADLSPTWAKTFYDAGWQQPLLLAVALCTVGLLGSIGYFVLESRAERRFKLERPAAAERFVWRDLWRFDRSYWYVTGLCVTFYSVIFPFRSTFAIKYFQHAHGLSLQEAGQMNGYVFAAAIFATPAFGLLVDRVGRRALFMVFGSLLLFTIFPILAYTNWNLWISTALIGISFSLVPAVLWPSVPHLVEANRLGTGYGLMTMLQNIGLMTFNLVVGALNDSRHAGADNPQGYMPMLWLFGLLSLFGVLFAIALRTRETGPHGHHLESSRAVRIAATGS; encoded by the coding sequence ATGGTGAGCATCGCCATGTTCGGGAACTACTACGCTTACGATGCCGTGGCGCCTCTGGCCGACCATTTGCAACGGCACCTGGGCTTCACGGACACGCAGATCGGCACGCTGAATGCGATCTACAGCTTCCCGAACATCATCATGGTGCTCATCGGCGGCATCCTAGTCGACCGCTTCGGCACGCGTCGCGCCACCCTTTACTTCACCTTCGTCTGCGTCCTCGGCGCCGCCATCACCGCCTCGTCCTCGCACTTCACGGTCATGGCGGCGGGCCGGCTCATTTTCGGCCTCGGCGCCGAATCCATGATCGTGGCGATCACGACTGCCCTCGGCCAGTGGTTCGTCGGCAGCCAGCTCGGCTTCGCCTTCGGCATCAACCTGAGCATCGCCCGCGCCGGCTCCCTCGCCGCCGATCTCTCGCCCACCTGGGCCAAGACGTTCTACGACGCAGGCTGGCAGCAGCCTCTCCTGCTCGCGGTGGCTTTGTGTACGGTGGGGCTCCTCGGCAGCATCGGCTACTTCGTCCTGGAATCCCGCGCCGAACGCCGCTTCAAGCTCGAGCGCCCGGCCGCCGCCGAGCGTTTCGTCTGGCGCGATCTCTGGCGCTTCGATCGTTCCTACTGGTACGTCACCGGGCTCTGTGTGACCTTCTACTCCGTCATCTTTCCCTTCCGCAGCACCTTCGCAATCAAGTATTTCCAGCACGCCCACGGCTTGTCGCTGCAGGAGGCCGGCCAGATGAACGGCTACGTGTTCGCGGCGGCGATCTTCGCCACGCCGGCCTTCGGCCTGCTCGTCGATCGCGTCGGCCGCCGGGCGCTGTTCATGGTCTTTGGTTCGCTGCTCCTCTTCACCATCTTCCCGATCCTGGCCTATACGAATTGGAACCTGTGGATCTCCACGGCTCTCATCGGCATTTCCTTCTCCCTCGTCCCTGCCGTTCTCTGGCCCTCGGTGCCACACCTGGTCGAGGCGAACCGACTCGGCACCGGCTACGGTCTCATGACCATGCTGCAGAACATCGGCCTCATGACCTTCAACCTGGTGGTGGGGGCTCTCAACGACTCGCGTCATGCCGGCGCCGACAATCCCCAGGGCTACATGCCCATGCTCTGGCTCTTCGGCCTCCTGAGCCTCTTCGGGGTCCTTTTCGCTATCGCCTTACGCACCCGCGAGACCGGCCCACATGGCCACCATCTCGAATCCTCCCGCGCCGTGCGCATAGCAGCCACGGGCTCTTGA
- a CDS encoding metallophosphoesterase family protein: MADTRFELGHVRRVGFLADSHSRKADGSDLPQQALEAFVGVDLIVHLGDIGQKGILGRLAAVAPVLVPAGDGKGWIPVGRQDVGPLKVIEAAGLSVGLTFNLTKPDKAIVVEDAGLQFTKPVPDLMKRRFGRLVDAVAFGGTHRQRTEEHEGVVFFDPGSPTLPSDKQGVDDLGSVSVLDLREGQVKVQQVRLRSA; this comes from the coding sequence ATGGCAGACACCCGTTTCGAGCTCGGCCACGTCCGACGAGTCGGTTTCTTGGCCGACAGCCACAGCCGCAAGGCGGACGGCAGTGACCTGCCCCAACAGGCACTCGAAGCCTTTGTCGGCGTCGACCTCATCGTCCACCTTGGAGACATCGGCCAGAAGGGCATTCTCGGCCGCCTTGCTGCGGTTGCGCCAGTGCTGGTCCCGGCGGGCGACGGCAAGGGCTGGATCCCCGTCGGGCGACAAGACGTGGGGCCCCTGAAGGTGATCGAGGCGGCCGGCCTGAGCGTTGGCCTCACCTTCAACCTCACAAAGCCGGACAAGGCGATCGTGGTGGAGGACGCCGGGCTCCAGTTCACCAAGCCCGTACCCGATCTGATGAAAAGGCGGTTCGGCCGGCTGGTGGATGCCGTCGCATTCGGTGGGACGCATCGACAGCGGACCGAGGAGCACGAGGGCGTCGTCTTTTTCGACCCCGGTAGCCCGACGCTTCCTTCGGACAAGCAGGGAGTGGACGACCTGGGCAGCGTCTCCGTGCTCGACTTGAGGGAAGGCCAGGTGAAAGTCCAGCAGGTGAGATTGAGAAGTGCTTGA
- a CDS encoding outer membrane beta-barrel protein, translating into MLVGLEFGAIDVDLPHPERPGESFGSQFRLGLQAGYEITRWLGLDAEVGFSFLGESDSLNAILEGQGREPGAAYTLVDCGVGVVARWPLGSGRWAPFLRASGGLASLALSSPDGGTRETDPSWSAGGGVEWTVARPVVLRFQGRWLGQRTDDGITRSHATAELAVFYSFYAGNFE; encoded by the coding sequence GTGCTCGTCGGGCTCGAGTTTGGTGCCATCGATGTGGACCTGCCGCATCCCGAGCGACCCGGCGAATCCTTCGGCTCGCAGTTCCGTCTCGGGCTCCAGGCGGGTTACGAGATCACGCGGTGGCTTGGACTGGATGCCGAGGTGGGCTTCTCGTTCCTCGGCGAGTCGGATTCGCTGAATGCGATTCTGGAGGGACAAGGCCGCGAGCCCGGAGCCGCGTACACGCTCGTGGATTGCGGCGTCGGCGTGGTGGCCCGGTGGCCTCTGGGCTCGGGACGCTGGGCCCCGTTCCTGCGCGCCAGCGGCGGACTCGCGTCGCTCGCGCTCTCTTCCCCTGACGGTGGCACGCGGGAAACCGATCCGAGCTGGAGCGCCGGCGGCGGTGTGGAGTGGACCGTGGCGCGTCCCGTCGTACTGCGTTTCCAGGGACGCTGGCTCGGTCAGCGGACCGACGACGGTATCACCCGGAGTCATGCCACGGCGGAGCTGGCGGTTTTCTATTCGTTCTACGCCGGTAACTTCGAATAG